A genomic region of Tsukamurella pulmonis contains the following coding sequences:
- a CDS encoding endolytic transglycosylase MltG, which translates to MSDGWNYERADPVSVGGERRSTRAERRRAAQRARIKRRRRFALLSMLVVFLVVVGGVLWTVRGSLFGGAAAPEDYPSGQAGPEVVVHVIGQNNSDFAQNLVDAGVVKSVGAFNRAAGDKPISAGYYELRKSLPAADVVTMLVDPARTHRVGMLNVPAGAVLDDKRNKDNKVSPGIFSQLSAATAHTVDGVKKQTPKADFVKVASSSTVTDLGVPEWAAATVTRLKGDHRRLEGLIAPGVWDQIDPSGTPQAILRQLITASAKQYEAQGLLTASRSSAAKLAPYQVLVSASIVEREVNQADDYPKVARVILNRLAKNQKLEMDSTVNYGEAVTGIDVAGEKLLKKTEWNTYAKTGLPATPIGAVGTDALVATENPTPGPWLYFVTVDNKGTTLFTDDFAQHERNRQKACDTKFLTVGCGP; encoded by the coding sequence GCGACGGGCCGCGCAGCGCGCGCGGATCAAGCGCCGGCGGCGCTTCGCGCTGCTCTCGATGCTCGTGGTCTTCCTGGTCGTGGTCGGTGGCGTGCTGTGGACGGTGCGCGGGTCCCTGTTCGGCGGTGCCGCGGCGCCGGAGGACTACCCCTCCGGGCAGGCCGGCCCCGAGGTCGTGGTGCACGTCATCGGGCAGAACAACTCGGACTTCGCACAGAACCTCGTCGACGCCGGCGTGGTGAAGTCGGTCGGCGCGTTCAACCGCGCCGCGGGCGATAAGCCGATCTCGGCCGGCTACTACGAGCTGCGCAAGTCGCTGCCCGCGGCGGACGTCGTGACCATGCTCGTGGATCCGGCGCGGACGCATCGCGTGGGCATGCTCAACGTCCCGGCCGGCGCGGTCCTCGATGACAAGCGCAACAAGGACAACAAGGTCTCGCCCGGCATCTTCAGTCAGCTCTCCGCCGCCACCGCGCACACGGTCGACGGCGTGAAGAAGCAGACGCCGAAGGCGGACTTCGTCAAGGTCGCGTCCAGCTCGACCGTCACGGATCTCGGCGTGCCGGAGTGGGCCGCCGCCACGGTCACCCGGCTCAAGGGCGACCATCGTCGCCTCGAGGGCCTGATCGCGCCCGGTGTCTGGGACCAGATCGACCCGTCGGGGACGCCGCAGGCGATCCTGCGCCAGCTGATCACCGCCTCCGCCAAGCAGTACGAAGCGCAGGGGCTGCTGACGGCGAGCCGCTCCTCCGCGGCCAAGCTCGCGCCGTACCAGGTGCTGGTGTCGGCGTCGATCGTCGAGCGCGAGGTCAACCAGGCCGACGACTACCCCAAGGTCGCCCGCGTCATCCTCAACCGGCTCGCGAAGAACCAGAAGCTGGAGATGGACTCCACGGTCAACTACGGCGAGGCCGTCACCGGCATCGACGTGGCAGGCGAGAAGCTGCTCAAGAAGACCGAGTGGAACACCTACGCCAAGACGGGGCTTCCCGCCACGCCGATCGGCGCCGTCGGCACCGACGCCCTCGTCGCGACCGAGAACCCCACGCCCGGCCCCTGGCTGTACTTCGTCACCGTCGACAACAAGGGCACGACGCTGTTCACGGACGACTTCGCGCAGCACGAGCGCAACCGGCAGAAGGCGTGCGACACCAAGTTCCTCACGGTGGGCTGCGGCCCGTGA
- a CDS encoding shikimate dehydrogenase, with amino-acid sequence MTGARRAAVLGSPISHSLSPVLHGAAFAALGLDWTYERIECDAEALPGLVGGFGPEWVGVSVTMPGKFAALEFATERTDRAVVVGSANTLVRTESGWLADCTDVDGADGLLAECGATGESAVVVGAGGTARPVFAALADRGFTRTTVLARSEERAQGALACAETFGLTADWAPLTAAAVPQADVVVSTLPGAAQSDDFPLTDALSSAAPAVADVAYDPWPTLLVAAAESKGARTAGGLTMLLHQAFRQSEWFTGQAAPREAMTAALAAARKAR; translated from the coding sequence GTGACCGGGGCGCGGCGCGCGGCCGTGCTCGGCTCGCCGATCAGCCACTCGCTCTCGCCCGTCCTGCACGGCGCGGCGTTCGCCGCGCTCGGCCTGGACTGGACCTACGAGCGGATCGAGTGCGACGCGGAGGCGCTGCCCGGCCTCGTCGGCGGCTTCGGGCCCGAGTGGGTCGGCGTCTCGGTGACCATGCCGGGCAAGTTCGCCGCGCTGGAGTTCGCGACCGAGCGCACCGACCGCGCGGTCGTCGTCGGTTCCGCCAACACGCTGGTCCGCACCGAATCCGGCTGGCTCGCGGACTGCACCGACGTCGACGGTGCCGACGGCCTCCTCGCCGAGTGCGGGGCGACGGGGGAGTCCGCCGTCGTCGTCGGCGCCGGCGGTACGGCGCGTCCGGTGTTCGCCGCGCTCGCCGACCGGGGCTTCACCCGCACGACGGTGCTCGCCCGCTCGGAGGAGCGCGCCCAGGGGGCGCTCGCGTGTGCCGAGACGTTCGGCCTCACCGCGGACTGGGCCCCGCTGACCGCCGCGGCCGTTCCGCAGGCCGACGTGGTCGTCTCGACCCTGCCCGGAGCCGCCCAGTCCGACGACTTCCCGTTGACGGATGCGCTGTCCTCGGCGGCGCCCGCGGTGGCCGACGTCGCCTATGATCCGTGGCCCACTCTGCTGGTGGCGGCCGCGGAGTCGAAGGGCGCGCGCACCGCAGGCGGCCTGACGATGCTCCTGCACCAGGCGTTCCGGCAGTCCGAGTGGTTCACCGGCCAGGCGGCGCCGCGGGAGGCGATGACGGCGGCGCTGGCCGCCGCGAGGAAGGCGCGATGA
- a CDS encoding acyl-CoA thioesterase yields the protein MTTDFRYRFRPRYYEIDRQGVMFNMWYLGYVDTAIGEFYADRGTPYEAMLAAGYDSQVVHVELDYAAGLTDEGDTELVLRTGRIGTKSFTIEFVFVTDLDAAEPTEAVAGRIVYAVIATDGSGSIPIPDALREALQA from the coding sequence ATGACCACCGACTTCCGGTACCGCTTCCGGCCGCGGTACTACGAGATCGACCGCCAGGGCGTCATGTTCAACATGTGGTACCTCGGCTACGTCGACACGGCGATCGGCGAGTTCTACGCCGATCGCGGCACGCCCTACGAGGCGATGCTCGCCGCCGGCTACGACTCGCAGGTGGTGCACGTCGAGCTCGACTACGCCGCGGGGCTGACCGATGAGGGCGACACCGAGCTCGTCCTGCGCACCGGCCGGATCGGCACCAAGAGCTTCACGATCGAGTTCGTGTTCGTCACCGACCTCGACGCCGCCGAGCCGACGGAGGCCGTCGCGGGGCGCATCGTCTACGCCGTGATCGCCACCGACGGCTCGGGCTCCATCCCGATCCCGGATGCGCTGCGCGAGGCGTTGCAAGCCTGA
- a CDS encoding prepilin peptidase, whose translation MEWGLFGGLILASFVAWCAALCWFDVRERRLPNVLTLPAALLAVAGAAWALLDDDAAPAFGAALWTAVNGAAFLARGMGAGDVKLAPALGAVLGAVLGVPAVLLAVLGAQVLTVAWALAIRDRTVPHGPAMCASALAVLVAG comes from the coding sequence GTGGAGTGGGGGCTCTTCGGGGGTTTGATCCTCGCGTCGTTCGTCGCGTGGTGCGCCGCGCTGTGCTGGTTCGACGTGCGCGAGCGTCGCCTTCCGAACGTGCTCACGCTCCCCGCCGCGCTCCTCGCCGTCGCCGGCGCCGCCTGGGCACTGCTCGACGATGACGCGGCTCCCGCATTCGGCGCCGCCCTGTGGACGGCGGTGAACGGTGCGGCGTTCCTCGCGCGTGGGATGGGCGCCGGAGATGTGAAGCTCGCTCCCGCGCTCGGTGCGGTCCTCGGCGCCGTGCTCGGCGTGCCCGCCGTCCTCCTCGCGGTCCTCGGGGCGCAGGTACTCACCGTGGCCTGGGCGCTCGCGATCCGCGACCGGACGGTGCCGCACGGCCCGGCCATGTGCGCGTCGGCCCTAGCGGTCCTCGTCGCCGGATGA
- a CDS encoding MarR family winged helix-turn-helix transcriptional regulator, with protein sequence MHDVDAAMFQWRNEYPDLDILPMSIIGRLAQFEAVARAAIEGPLESAGLRRGEFDVLATLRRSGEPFALTPATLADQLLITRAGLTSRLDRLESAELITRTPDPTDGRGKRVTLTEAGRALIERLLPGHVERVRGMLAPLSDEDLRSFDSLLRSLTALPSSGDEDR encoded by the coding sequence GTGCACGACGTCGACGCCGCCATGTTCCAGTGGCGCAACGAGTATCCCGATCTCGACATCCTCCCGATGAGCATCATCGGCAGGTTGGCCCAGTTCGAGGCGGTGGCCCGCGCCGCGATCGAGGGTCCCCTCGAGAGCGCGGGGCTGCGCCGAGGGGAATTCGACGTGCTGGCGACACTGCGCCGGTCCGGGGAGCCGTTCGCGCTCACTCCCGCGACCCTGGCCGATCAGCTCCTGATCACCCGCGCGGGCCTCACCTCACGCCTCGACCGGCTCGAGTCGGCGGAACTGATCACCCGCACCCCGGACCCGACCGACGGGCGGGGCAAACGCGTCACGCTCACCGAGGCCGGGCGCGCACTCATCGAACGGCTCCTGCCCGGGCACGTCGAACGGGTGCGCGGCATGCTCGCCCCCTTGTCCGACGAGGATCTGCGCTCGTTCGACTCCCTGCTGCGGAGCCTGACGGCGCTCCCGTCATCCGGCGACGAGGACCGCTAG
- a CDS encoding cupin domain-containing protein, whose product MFVRKPETLGGGSGPQIALLADASATGGAASVQRVHLPAGTDGASPHFHTMSTEIFAVLDGALEMLVGDELALVEEGELAVIAPNTVHAFAAPASTSASALIVLTPGVERFGYFRLLQSFASGAATPADLLAAQDEYDNHFVDSPLWRDRPRG is encoded by the coding sequence ATGTTCGTCAGGAAACCGGAGACGCTCGGCGGCGGCTCGGGCCCGCAGATCGCGCTCCTCGCCGACGCTTCGGCGACCGGCGGTGCCGCCAGTGTGCAACGTGTGCACCTGCCCGCAGGTACCGATGGCGCATCGCCGCACTTCCACACGATGTCGACCGAGATCTTCGCCGTGCTCGACGGTGCGCTGGAGATGCTCGTGGGCGACGAGCTCGCTCTGGTCGAGGAGGGCGAGCTCGCGGTGATCGCACCGAACACCGTGCACGCCTTCGCCGCCCCTGCGTCGACGTCCGCGTCAGCTCTGATCGTGCTCACGCCCGGTGTCGAGAGGTTCGGCTACTTCCGCCTTCTGCAATCCTTCGCGTCCGGTGCGGCGACGCCGGCGGACCTCCTGGCCGCTCAGGACGAGTACGACAACCACTTCGTCGACAGTCCGCTCTGGCGAGATCGCCCCCGCGGCTGA
- a CDS encoding LLM class flavin-dependent oxidoreductase translates to MTAPTSRPVLGIALEPFGWHPAAFAEVGADPLEATSAEHWVGLARSAEAAAADFVSFEDSFSLTARDRLSGRFDATLLAARVGPAVGRIGLVPTVTATHTEPFHASKAIATLDYVSGGRAGVLPSTTGAPADAPLFGRKAPQDEASRAAEAREYIEVLRDLWDSWEDEAVIKDVSTGRYIDRDRLHYIDFQGENFSVKGPSITPRPPQGRPPVIVRVGDGASETVAADADVALVPAASDEQLADTARRLRAAGTPLLLVDVTVHLADSERTALRRIDKLDRREPAADDTVVFAGTGESLAATVERWRSLGFDGARLRPGVNAIDLPRLRAAFAPLLPGAPRSGTLREILGLAPAVNRFVTVKGA, encoded by the coding sequence GTGACCGCGCCTACCTCACGCCCTGTCCTCGGGATCGCCCTTGAGCCGTTCGGCTGGCATCCCGCAGCGTTCGCGGAGGTCGGCGCGGATCCACTGGAGGCCACCTCCGCGGAGCACTGGGTTGGGCTGGCCCGCTCCGCGGAGGCGGCCGCCGCCGACTTCGTCAGTTTCGAGGACTCGTTCTCGCTCACCGCGCGGGATCGCCTCTCCGGCCGCTTCGACGCCACCCTGCTCGCCGCGCGCGTCGGGCCCGCGGTCGGCCGGATCGGTCTGGTCCCCACGGTGACCGCCACGCACACCGAACCCTTCCACGCCTCCAAAGCGATCGCGACGCTCGACTACGTGAGCGGTGGCCGTGCCGGGGTGCTGCCGTCCACCACCGGCGCCCCAGCGGACGCCCCGTTGTTCGGTCGCAAGGCTCCCCAGGACGAGGCGTCCCGCGCCGCCGAGGCCCGGGAGTACATCGAGGTGCTCCGCGATCTCTGGGACAGTTGGGAGGACGAGGCCGTGATCAAGGACGTCTCGACCGGCCGCTACATCGACCGGGACCGATTGCACTACATCGACTTCCAGGGCGAGAACTTCTCGGTCAAGGGGCCGTCGATCACGCCGCGACCCCCGCAGGGCCGGCCCCCGGTGATCGTCCGCGTCGGCGACGGCGCCTCCGAGACCGTCGCCGCGGACGCGGATGTCGCCCTCGTTCCGGCCGCCTCCGACGAGCAACTCGCCGACACCGCGCGACGACTGCGCGCGGCCGGGACCCCGCTCCTGCTCGTGGACGTCACCGTCCACCTCGCCGACTCCGAGCGGACGGCTCTGCGCCGCATCGACAAGCTCGACCGCCGCGAGCCCGCCGCCGACGACACCGTCGTCTTCGCGGGGACGGGGGAGTCCCTCGCCGCCACCGTCGAGCGGTGGCGCTCGCTCGGCTTCGACGGTGCGCGGCTGCGCCCCGGCGTCAACGCCATCGACCTGCCGCGGCTGCGTGCGGCCTTCGCGCCGCTGCTGCCCGGCGCTCCCCGCTCCGGAACGCTGCGCGAGATCCTCGGCCTGGCTCCTGCGGTCAATCGCTTCGTCACTGTGAAGGGGGCCTGA